In the Clostridium cellulovorans 743B genome, ATGATTCTGGGGAAGGAATAACAAACTTTGATAAAAGATAATTTGAATTTGAGTAAGCTTATAGATTTAGAAAAATGGATCAACTTACAAGATTCTCTTTCAGTAGTTACAAAGGTTGCGATAATCGTTGTTGATTATAAAGGAAATCCTGTTACAAAACATAGTGGATGTAATATGTTTTGTAGGGCAGTGAGAGATAATCTAGAGCTTGCGAATTATTGTCAAAAGTGTGATTCAAGAGGTGGACTTGAGGCAGTGCGTTTAAATGAGCCATATATATATTTGTGTCATTTTAATATTATAGATATAGCTATTCCGATAATCATTGATGGTAAATATATTGGAGCTGTTATGGCAGGTCAAGTGAAATTATCTGACGCTAATATTGCAGAGGGATTAGAGCAAATAGTAATGCCATCACAAAATCTAGCGGCAAAAAAATCTATAGATGCTTTAAAAAAGTATTATGATGAATTACCAGTTTTATCTTATGAGGAAGTAAAAAACATTGCAAATATGTTATTTTCCTTGTGCAACTATTTAGTAGAAGAAGCCTTAGAGAAGAATTTAATTTCAGATATGTATAAAAGCACTGTAAAAAATCACTCAGAGCTAGATTCAACTATTTTAGCGGGTTACACTGCAAAAAATATTGAACATGCCAAAAGGGAAATGTCAAATGCTATATTGAACGCTTATATTGAAGAAAAAGATTTAACTAATGAAGACGCTATTGTAGTAAATAAAACTTTGAAACCAGCCATAGAATATATTTATAAGCATAAAAGTGAAAATGTTAAACTTGAAGAAATGTCTAAGCTTTGTCATATTAGCCCAAGCTATTTTAGTAGGTTATTTACAAAGGAGACTGGAGAAAACTTTTCAGCATATGTATCTAAATTAAAAATTCAATGGGCAAAGCATTTATTAGAGGAAACTGATATGCATATTAATGAAATCAGTGATGAACTTGGTTTTAGCGAAGCAGGATATTTTATAAAGATATTTAAAAAGTATGAAGGGGTAACGCCATTCCTTTATAGGAAATATTGTAAACAGTAATAATGTGTAAGAGGTTGTTTAAAGATGAGATAGACATTTTTAAATAACCTCTTTTTTAGTTGTTTAAGAGTACTTAGTTAACATTTAGCAAAGAATAAAAGTACAATAATTGATTCTAATGACAAGAAAATACGATTTTAAATCGTAATTTTGTGTCATATTTCTTCAATGCATTTCTATGTAAACGTTGTTACAATGAATCTATGTTAATAATTAATAAGATTAATCATGGAGGCTAGATTATTATGAGAAAAGCATTTATTTGCCCATCTAAATATGTACAAGGTGAAGATGAAATTTTAAATTTAGGTTATTTTGTTAAAAGTTTTGGAGAATCAGCTCTATTAATAGCACATAAAGATGACGTCGCACGTGTTAAGGATAAATTAGATAAAACTAGTGAAAAGTTTGGAATTACTTTTGTGGAAAGTTCTTTCCAAGGAGAATGTTCTAGACAAGAGGTAGCAAGATTAAAGCAAGTTGCAAAGGAAAACAAATGTGCTTGCACAATTGGTCTTGGTGGTGGTAAGGCAATTGATACAGCTAAATGTGTTGCAGAAGGGGAAGCGTTGATTATAGTTCCAACTATAGCTGCTACAGATGCACCTACAAGTCATTCAGCAGTAATGTACACACCAGAGGGAGCTTTTGATGACTATGCTTACTTTAAACAAAATCCAAGTGTGGTTTTAATAGATACTACAGTAATTGCAAAGGCACCAACTCGCTTTTTAGTTTCAGGAATGGGAGATGCATTGTCAACATATTTTGAAGCAAGAGCAACTTCAAATTCATATTCCAATGTAAATGCAGGTCTACCTTGTGGATATAGAGAAGGAGTATGTGGTGAGGCAAAAGGAACTAATACAGCTTTAGTTCTTGCAAAGTTATGTTATGAAACACTTCTTAGAGATGGATCAAAAGCAAAAGCTGCTTCAGACTGCAATTTAGTTACACAATCTTTAGAAAATATTATTGAAGCAAACATCCTTTTATCAGGTCTTGGCTTTGAAAGTGGTGGTTTGGCTGGAGCTCATGCAGTTCACGATGGATTAACTATATTAGAGGGAACTCACAAATACTTCCATGGTGAAAAGGTTGCCTTTGGTACTATTGCCCAATTAGTATTAGAAAATTCACCTACTGAGGAATTAAAGCAAGTATTAGATTTTTGCTTAGAAGTTGGTCTACCAGTTTGTTTATCAGATATTGGAGTTGACAGCATAACAGAGACTGAACTTATGGAAGTTGCTAAAAAAGCATGTATCAAAGAAGAATCAATCCATTCTATGCCATTCCCAATAACTATAGAAGCTGTAGCAGCCGCGATTATAACAGCAGATAGAATAGGTAAGGAATACAAGGCAAAAAGAGGAGTGTAACTAATGAAAAAGATAATAAATAGACCAGAAACTTTAGTAATGGAGATGTGCAATGGAATAGCTATGGCTCATCCAGAATTAGAGTTTGTAAAAAAATATAAAGTAATGAAAAAGAAAAAAATAAATCCTAAGAAAGTTAGCTTGATAAGTGGTGGTGGAAGTGGTCACGAACCAGCTCATGCAGGATTTATTGGAAAAGGAATGTTAGATGCAGCAGTATGTGGAGATGTATTTGCATCACCATCACAAATCCAAGTGTATCAAGCTATAAAAGCAACAGCTAGTGAAAAAGGAACGCTACTAATTATAAAAAATTATAGTGGTGATATGATGAACTTTAAAAATGCAGCTTATTTAGCAAGCGAAGATGGAATTAAAGTTGATTATGTTAAAGTAGATGATGATATTGCAGTTGAAGATAGTTTATATACTGTAGGACGTCGTGGAGTTGCTGGAACTGTCTTAGTTCATAAGATAGCAGGAGCTGCAGCGGAATTAGGTTTATCTTTAGAAGAGGTTAAGACTGTTGCTGAAAAAGCTATTTTAAATGTTAGAAGTTTAGGTTTTGCTTTTTCATCATGTACGGTACCAGCTAAAGGGACTCCAACTTTCCAATTAGCAGAGGATGAAATGGAATTTGGTATTGGCATCCATGGAGAGCCTGGAATTAAGAGAGAAAAAATAGCTACAGCAGATCAATTGGCTAAAAGAATTGTAGAAGCTATTTTAAAGGATATGAAAATTGATAGTAATAGCAATGAGGAGATTGCATTATTAATCAATGGATTTGGAGGAACTCCATTACAAGAGTTATACTTATTCAATAACTCTGTTACTGCAGAGTTAGCAAAAAGAAATATCAAGATATGTAGAATCTTTGTAGGAAATTATATGACAAGTATAGATATGGAAGGTGCTTCTGTATCGATAATGAAGTTAGATAGTCAGCTTAAGGAATTATTATCAGCAGAAAGTGATGCCCCAGCATTTAAAGTGTCAGGTCCAGTTGAAGTTGTGGAATTTGTAAGCTTAGATACTTTAGATGATGTAGAAAAGTCGATATCCTTTAAGGTAGAAACTTCCGAAAGTTTTGCTAGTATCGATAATGAAAAATTAACCTTAGATAATATGATTTATATTGTGGATAAGATGAGTGAAGTTATTATCGAAAATGAAGTACCATTTTGTGAATTAGATTCTCATGCTGGAGACGGAGATTTTGGTATGAGTGTAGCCAAAGGATTTAAGCAATTAAAGAGAGAATGGAAGCAGATTCTTACAGAAAACTCTAAGAGTATAGGAGAGTTTTTAAATGCATGTTCATTAGTAATAATGGAACACTGTGGAGGTGCATCTGGACCAATATGGGGATCAGCTTTTAGAACAGCAGGAAAGCAAGTAGAAACAAAGCCTGAGTTAACACTTTTAGAATTTGCTGAAATGATGCAAGCAGCAGTAAGAGGAATCCAAGCTACAGGAGAAAGATCTTTTGGAAGGGGCGCTGTAGTTGGAGATAAAACATTAATAGATGCTTTAGTACCTTGTGCTGATACTTTATCAACTTGCGCAAAAGAAAATCTTAACTTTAAAGAAGCTTTTGCAAAGGGAGCTAAGGCTGCTGTTGAAGGAGCTAAGAAAACCGAAGAAATCGTAGCTCGTATGGGACGTGCAGGAACTGTTGGAGATAGAAGTCTTGGATACCCAGATGCAGGCGCCTATGGATTAGGTGTGATTTTTACAGAAATTTTAAATGCGATAAAGTAGCTTTTAATTGAGTATATAGTGTTTTAAGAAGCTTATGCGGTAACTTACAGTATTGTTACGGATAAGCTTCTTTCGTTTTTATTTGTGTATGTATTCAATTATAGAGTATATTTTTTAGAATCGTTGCTTTCAAATGATTTTACAACACCGTAGACTAAATTATCTTCTTCAATTCCCTCTAGATGAAGTATATCTATCACTTCTACAATCATACGATTGCTAGCACCATCAACCAATATAGCAGAATCATTTAGTGTATATTTAACATTTGTAAATTTATCATCATCATCTGAATGAATAAAGCCTAATGCATCAATAACATTCTGTTGACTTTCATTCAATGCACTGACTCCAATAATATCACCTTTACAAATATTCTTTCCTGTTATACTTTGTGCACCTAATAACATTAAAATTTTGTCATAATCTGCTTGCATTGACCATGCACATATCATGCCGTACTTTTTTTCATTTTTAATGAAGCTCACGGCATTAGCTCCATAGTTAAAAGCACTAAGTTTCATTTTGTAACTCCTTAAAATTTTATTATGTTAAGCTATATTAATATCATATTAGATAAGAGGCTTTAGTAGTTATTTGCATAATTTCAAAGTAAGTATTTTCTTGATTTTATTATATCAGATTATATTAAAGAATAAACACCGATTCAATATATATTATGAAAGGTTTAAAAATAATCAGTTAGACCTTAGGACTTAGTGTTTCATATTCATTTCATAAGTGATTTTATTGTTCAAAAATGAAGTTTGCTTTTATAAAATAGAGGATTATATATGAATTTGTAGAATTATATAATTAAATGGGGGTGGAAATTATGGAAAATAAGGTTAAAGTAACTGTAAAGGATATGGAAGAAAAAGCTTTAGAAACATTAAAATGTCCTTTATGCGAAAGCAAAGAATTTTCATGTAATGAAAATATTACTGCTAGATTTCCTATTAACGCAATGTACCAAAGTGTACCAGGGAAAATTTTTGGTGTGCTAGAATTTATATGTACTGAATGTGGAAATGTTATATCATTAAGTGCAGATTTCTTAGCAGCAAAAGTAGTGGAAAGTAACAACGAAAACTTAAAAAGTGAGTAGTCTAATGAATATTTATTAAGTTAACAGAATCAAGCGTAATAAAAGAACTCTAAAGATAGGGTTCTTTTTATATTAATTAAAGCAAACCAGTGATTTCACAATATAACTGATAAATATTTTCAGTATCTAATATATATACCTTCGAAATAGATTATTGTTGTAATAGCTTCAATCATTTATTTAGTAGGGTGTCCAATTAGGAAGAAAGTTACTTAGATCTCGATATATTTAAAAATAACTTAGAAGTCTGTAAAAAACAATATTTACTAAAAAGTATTAAGAGTACCTAAGATTTGTGCAAATCAAATCTATAGGTACTCTATATTTTTTAGATAACCAATATTAATTCTGGATTTAAGTATTATATAATAAACCTTAACGTAAGTAACAGAAATAGGGAACGGTTCTTAATAAATCCAGTATTATTTTATGTATCTAAATATATTAACGCTTAAACTTTATTATGTATTATGTTATGTGGAAGGTAACTTTTAAAATAATTTAGTTGTTAGCGTTAGTTTTAATTTAATACTTTTTTGCTTATTAACTTTATGATCTTAGATCATTATAAAGTTTTATGCAACCGGCTCCATATAAAAGTAAGGATAAACAAACTTTTAATGGAGAAGATTACATTAATTGGGGAGAAAAAGTATTATATTTTAGGTATTTATTATAACAAATAGTTTGAGTAAATGAATTAATAACTCAAAAACTATCAATTATACAATGTATTCATGTCTTAATAATAACATATGTCTTATACTAAGACTATGGGAAAAAAGGAACCATATATGGAAAAATGCCATATCATTATTATAGAAATGCTATGATGAATTATTAGTCTATTAGAGAATTTCTAGTAGTATAAATGGATTTTTACAATCTTAAATTGAACTAAAGTAATCAGTGTAAATTTCTACATGAAATTACTCTACTTGCATTCTGGCAACGGTGTACAGATGAGGCGAAAAAAGTTTGTTTGATATACATATTATGGTATAATTACATAATCATAACAAATAGACATGGATGGGGAGAGCATTATGATTACGAGATGGAACCGAAAAGAAATATATATTGGATATTCTTCGGAAAAACTTAAAGAAGTTATTGATAAACTTAGTGAAAGTGAAATTAAGTATAAATATAAAATTATTGAGTATAGTAGTGCATATCTTTTTTCATCGAGATCAGTTAGAACAGGAATTTTCGGTGAAAACTTGGATTATTTAAACACTTACTATGTATTTGTAAATAGGAAGGATTATGATAAAGCTTGTGAAGCATTAAGCAGAGAATAAGATTTACATTATATCATTGATTGTTTTCAGATAAAAAACGTAAAATTGAAATTTTATATTTTTAAAGTTTATAATTTTATTATAAAGATAGAATTTATAGTATTATTATCTTACTGCTATTTAGATTAATAATCATGGCAGTAGTTTTTTTATAAGTAATTGGAGTGTTTTCAAAAAATATGTACAAATATTAAGTTCTTGTTGATATGAGGTTAAACCTTAAGCACTTTTATAGCAAGGTTTGGTCCTATGTCAAGATTTAGTACAAGTTAAAATGAGAAGTTTATCCTCATCTTAACTCGCCAATAGCATTCCTTCCTTTTTTGCTTTTTCATACAGCTTTTCAAAATCATCTGGCGACATATAGTCGCAATGACTGTGAATACGTTGTGTATTATAGAAGGCTTCAATATATTCGAATACTAGACGATATGATTGTCTGTAATTACAGATTTTGAATCTATTCAACCATTCTCTTTTGATTAAGGAATGAAAGGATTCGATGCAAGCATTATCCCATGGAAAGGCTTTCTTAGAATAGCTTAGTTGCATTGTTTCAGTAGCTTTTCGGTATTCATTTGAAACGTATTGACTTCCTCGATCACTATGCAAGATAAGTGGTTGCTCAGTATTTCGTCTTGCTTTGGCTTTGTTTATTGTTTCTATTACACATGCTGCTTCCAGAGTTTTTGAAAGCGTCCATGCGATGATTTTCCTTGAATATAAATCCATAATGCTGGTTAGATAAACAAACCCGTCTGTTGTCCAAATATAAGTGATATCACTACACCACACGGCATTTGGGCGTTCAGGGTTAAATTGTTCATCAAGAATATTTTGAAGTTCATTACTGAAATCAGAATCTTTGGTTGTTACTGTCCAAGGTTTGATCCATTGAGCCTTGATTCCTAGTTCTTCCATATACTTGCCAACAGTACGCTGAGAAATGATTTCTCCATCTTGTTGTAGCTTTTTTGCAATTTTGGGTGCACCATAGTTTTGTTTGGAATCATCGTAAATATCCTTAATTTTTACTTTAACAGCCTCCTTACGTTTTTGCGTATCAGAAGGCATATGTTTCTGCCATGCACGATAACCAGACCGTGAAACACCCAATATTTTCAGCATTCCAGAGACGGAAACCTGGCGGTTTTCTTTCATGGCAGCTTCCGTCTTTTCAGAAACTTCTAGGTAAAGAGCTTCTGTTATTTTCCCAGAATGCTGATGGCTTTTTTTAATACATCAAGAGCATCCTGAGTATCACGTAATTCACGTTTTAAACGAGCAATTTCT is a window encoding:
- a CDS encoding IS3 family transposase; this translates as MKKSHQHSGKITEALYLEVSEKTEAAMKENRQVSVSGMLKILGVSRSGYRAWQKHMPSDTQKRKEAVKVKIKDIYDDSKQNYGAPKIAKKLQQDGEIISQRTVGKYMEELGIKAQWIKPWTVTTKDSDFSNELQNILDEQFNPERPNAVWCSDITYIWTTDGFVYLTSIMDLYSRKIIAWTLSKTLEAACVIETINKAKARRNTEQPLILHSDRGSQYVSNEYRKATETMQLSYSKKAFPWDNACIESFHSLIKREWLNRFKICNYRQSYRLVFEYIEAFYNTQRIHSHCDYMSPDDFEKLYEKAKKEGMLLAS
- the dhaK gene encoding dihydroxyacetone kinase subunit DhaK, which encodes MKKIINRPETLVMEMCNGIAMAHPELEFVKKYKVMKKKKINPKKVSLISGGGSGHEPAHAGFIGKGMLDAAVCGDVFASPSQIQVYQAIKATASEKGTLLIIKNYSGDMMNFKNAAYLASEDGIKVDYVKVDDDIAVEDSLYTVGRRGVAGTVLVHKIAGAAAELGLSLEEVKTVAEKAILNVRSLGFAFSSCTVPAKGTPTFQLAEDEMEFGIGIHGEPGIKREKIATADQLAKRIVEAILKDMKIDSNSNEEIALLINGFGGTPLQELYLFNNSVTAELAKRNIKICRIFVGNYMTSIDMEGASVSIMKLDSQLKELLSAESDAPAFKVSGPVEVVEFVSLDTLDDVEKSISFKVETSESFASIDNEKLTLDNMIYIVDKMSEVIIENEVPFCELDSHAGDGDFGMSVAKGFKQLKREWKQILTENSKSIGEFLNACSLVIMEHCGGASGPIWGSAFRTAGKQVETKPELTLLEFAEMMQAAVRGIQATGERSFGRGAVVGDKTLIDALVPCADTLSTCAKENLNFKEAFAKGAKAAVEGAKKTEEIVARMGRAGTVGDRSLGYPDAGAYGLGVIFTEILNAIK
- a CDS encoding PocR ligand-binding domain-containing protein produces the protein MIKDNLNLSKLIDLEKWINLQDSLSVVTKVAIIVVDYKGNPVTKHSGCNMFCRAVRDNLELANYCQKCDSRGGLEAVRLNEPYIYLCHFNIIDIAIPIIIDGKYIGAVMAGQVKLSDANIAEGLEQIVMPSQNLAAKKSIDALKKYYDELPVLSYEEVKNIANMLFSLCNYLVEEALEKNLISDMYKSTVKNHSELDSTILAGYTAKNIEHAKREMSNAILNAYIEEKDLTNEDAIVVNKTLKPAIEYIYKHKSENVKLEEMSKLCHISPSYFSRLFTKETGENFSAYVSKLKIQWAKHLLEETDMHINEISDELGFSEAGYFIKIFKKYEGVTPFLYRKYCKQ
- a CDS encoding flavin reductase gives rise to the protein MKLSAFNYGANAVSFIKNEKKYGMICAWSMQADYDKILMLLGAQSITGKNICKGDIIGVSALNESQQNVIDALGFIHSDDDDKFTNVKYTLNDSAILVDGASNRMIVEVIDILHLEGIEEDNLVYGVVKSFESNDSKKYTL
- a CDS encoding glycerol dehydrogenase; amino-acid sequence: MRKAFICPSKYVQGEDEILNLGYFVKSFGESALLIAHKDDVARVKDKLDKTSEKFGITFVESSFQGECSRQEVARLKQVAKENKCACTIGLGGGKAIDTAKCVAEGEALIIVPTIAATDAPTSHSAVMYTPEGAFDDYAYFKQNPSVVLIDTTVIAKAPTRFLVSGMGDALSTYFEARATSNSYSNVNAGLPCGYREGVCGEAKGTNTALVLAKLCYETLLRDGSKAKAASDCNLVTQSLENIIEANILLSGLGFESGGLAGAHAVHDGLTILEGTHKYFHGEKVAFGTIAQLVLENSPTEELKQVLDFCLEVGLPVCLSDIGVDSITETELMEVAKKACIKEESIHSMPFPITIEAVAAAIITADRIGKEYKAKRGV